In Nocardia sp. NBC_01327, the genomic stretch GCATGTATTTGCTCGCGGCCGAGGAGGATATCAATCCTCTCGTCCCGAAGACGTATGACATTTTCTGGTCTGCTGTCGTCTTCATCGTTATCGCTTTCGTCTTCGCCAAGTACGTGATTCCGCGCCTGACCAAGGTGCTGGACGAGCGCACGGAGAAGATCGAGGGCGGTATCGCCAAGGCGGAGGCCGTGCAGGCCGAGGCCCAGGCCACCCTGCAGCAGTACCAGGAGCAGCTGGCCGAGGCTCGCCTCGAGGCTGCGCGCATCCGTGAGGAGGCCCGCACGCAGGGCCAGACCATCCTCGCGCAGCTGCGTTCGGACGCACAGGCCGAGGCCGACCGCATTGTCGCCGCGGGTCACCATCAGCTGGAGGCACAGCGCCAGCAGATCGTGACCGAGCTGCGGTCCGAGCTCGGCCGTACCGCTGTCGATCTGGCCGAGAAGATCATCGGTCAGTCGGTGGCCGACGAGGCCAAGCAGTCGGCGTCGATCGACCGGTTCCTCTCGGAACTGGATTCGACCGCCGGCATCGGGGTCGGAAGGTAACGAACCGAAAGTGGGAAGCATGTACGCAGCGAGCCGCGAGGCGAGTTCCCGTGCGCGGGAAGCTCTTCGGTCCGCTCTGACCGGAAGCGACACAGTCGCGGCCACGACGGGCTCCGAACTGTTCGCCGTTGTCGCCGTCCTCGACGACCAGCGCTCGCTGCGTGTGGCGCTCGCGGATAAGTCGGTGTCCAGCTCCGCCCGTGCCGAGCTAGCCGAACGCCTCTTCAGCGGCAAGATCAGTGCGGCCACGCAGGCGGTGCTGATCACCGCGGTGGCCCAGGACTGGTCCCGTGCCCGCGATCTGGTCAACAGCCTGGTGCTGCTCGGCCGCGAAGCGCTGCTGCGCGCCGCGGAGGATCGCGGCCGCCTCGGCGCCGTCGAGGACGAGCTGTTCCGGCTGGGCCGGATCGTCGACGACAACCCCGATCTCGAGCAGGCACTCACCGATCACGGAAAGCCGGTCGCGGCCAAGCGTGAACTGGTGCAGCGACTGCTCACGGGCAAGGTCGAGGACATCACCCTGGAGCTGGTCCAGCAGGCCGTCGCTCGCAGCAAGAAGGGCGATATCGGCGAGGCTTTCGACCATCTGTCCGACCTGGCCGCATCGCTCCGGGACGAGATCGTGGCGCATGTTCGCTCCGCGTCGGCCCTGACGACGCAGCAGCGTGAGCAGCTCGCTGCTTCGCTGCAGCGAATCTACGACAAGCCCGTCACGGTGCACGTGCAGGAAGACCCGAGCCTGCTGGCCGGTGTCGTCGTGCGCGTGGGCGACGACGTGATCGACGGCAGCGCCGTCGGCCGACTGCAGCGCCTGCGCCAGTCCCTGGCCTGACAGCGCCATCAACACACCGACATTCGAGACCACAGCGAGAGCAGGAAGAACATGGCGGAGCTGACGATCTCCCCCGATGAGATCCGTAGCGCGATCGAGAGCTACACCCAGAGCTACACCCCGGAGACCTCCATCGAGGAAGTGGGTGTGGTCACCGACACCGGCGACGGTATCGCCCACATCAGCGGCCTCCCGTCCGCGATGTCCAATGAGCTGCTGGAATTCCCCGGCGGCAAGCTGGGCGTCGCGTTGAACCTGGAGGACACCGCGATCGGTGCCGTCATCCTGGGTGAGTTCGACACCATCGAGGAAGGCCAGCAGGTCCGCCGTACCGGCGACGTGCTCTCGGTCCCCGTGGGCGACAAGTTCCTCGGTCGCGTCATCAACCCGCTGGGCGCCCCCATCGACGGCCTCGGCGATATCGAAGCCGAAGAGCGTCGCGTGCTCGAGCTGCAGGCCGCCACCGTGCTGGAGCGCCAGCCCGTCGGCGAGCCGCTGGCCACCGGCATCACCGCGATCGACGCGCTGACCGCCATCGGCCGCGGCCAGCGTCAGCTCGTGATCGGCGACCGCAAGACCGGTAAGACCGCGGTCTGCATCGACGCCATCATCAACCAGAAGGCCAACTGGGCCACCGGCGATCCGACCAAGCAGGTGCGTTGCATCTACGTCGCGATCGGTCAGAAGGGTTCCACCATCGCGGGCGTCAAGGCTGCCCTCGAGGCGCACGGCGCGATGGAGTACACCACCATCGTCGCGGCCCCCGCGTCGGACTCCGCCGGCTTCAAATGGCTTGCGCCGTACACCGGTTCGGCCCTCGGCCAGCACTGGATGTACCAGGGCAAGCACGTTCTGATCGTATTCGACGACCTGTCGAAGCAGGCCGAGGCCTACCGCGCGATCTCGCTGCTGCTGCGCCGCCCGCCGGGCCGCGAGGCGTACCCGGGTGACGTCTTCTACCTGCACTCGCGTCTGCTGGAGCGTTGCGCCAAGCTGTCCGACGAGCTGGGCGCCGGTTCCATGACCGCGCTCCCGATCATCGAGACCAAGGCCAACGACGTGTCGGCGTTCATCCCGACCAACGTCATCTCCATCACCGATGGTCAGGTTTTCCTCGAGTCGGACCTGTTCAACAAGGGTGTGCGACCGGCTATCAACGTCGGTATCTCCGTCTCCCGTGTCGGTGGCGCCGCGCAGACCAAGGCCATGAAGCAGGTCGCCGGTTCGCTGCGTCTGGAGCTGGCCTCCTACCGCGAGCTGGAGGCGTTCTCCGCCTTCGCCTCCGATCTGGATGCGGCCTCGCTGGCGCAGCTGGAGCGCGGTGGCCGCTGGGTCGAGCTGCTCAAGCAGGACCAGTACGCCCCGGTCGCCGTCGAGGACCAGATCGTTTCGCTGTTCCTGGTCGACGCCGGCTACTACGACTCGGTGCCGGTGGGCGATATCCGCCGCTTCAACGGCGAGCTGCTCGAGTACCTGCACGGCTCCGTGCAGTCTTCCTTCGACGCCCTCCAGGGCGGCGCGAAGAAGATCGAGGGCGACGCCGCGGA encodes the following:
- a CDS encoding F0F1 ATP synthase subunit B, which encodes MNSMYLLAAEEDINPLVPKTYDIFWSAVVFIVIAFVFAKYVIPRLTKVLDERTEKIEGGIAKAEAVQAEAQATLQQYQEQLAEARLEAARIREEARTQGQTILAQLRSDAQAEADRIVAAGHHQLEAQRQQIVTELRSELGRTAVDLAEKIIGQSVADEAKQSASIDRFLSELDSTAGIGVGR
- a CDS encoding F0F1 ATP synthase subunit delta, translating into MYAASREASSRAREALRSALTGSDTVAATTGSELFAVVAVLDDQRSLRVALADKSVSSSARAELAERLFSGKISAATQAVLITAVAQDWSRARDLVNSLVLLGREALLRAAEDRGRLGAVEDELFRLGRIVDDNPDLEQALTDHGKPVAAKRELVQRLLTGKVEDITLELVQQAVARSKKGDIGEAFDHLSDLAASLRDEIVAHVRSASALTTQQREQLAASLQRIYDKPVTVHVQEDPSLLAGVVVRVGDDVIDGSAVGRLQRLRQSLA
- the atpA gene encoding F0F1 ATP synthase subunit alpha — translated: MAELTISPDEIRSAIESYTQSYTPETSIEEVGVVTDTGDGIAHISGLPSAMSNELLEFPGGKLGVALNLEDTAIGAVILGEFDTIEEGQQVRRTGDVLSVPVGDKFLGRVINPLGAPIDGLGDIEAEERRVLELQAATVLERQPVGEPLATGITAIDALTAIGRGQRQLVIGDRKTGKTAVCIDAIINQKANWATGDPTKQVRCIYVAIGQKGSTIAGVKAALEAHGAMEYTTIVAAPASDSAGFKWLAPYTGSALGQHWMYQGKHVLIVFDDLSKQAEAYRAISLLLRRPPGREAYPGDVFYLHSRLLERCAKLSDELGAGSMTALPIIETKANDVSAFIPTNVISITDGQVFLESDLFNKGVRPAINVGISVSRVGGAAQTKAMKQVAGSLRLELASYRELEAFSAFASDLDAASLAQLERGGRWVELLKQDQYAPVAVEDQIVSLFLVDAGYYDSVPVGDIRRFNGELLEYLHGSVQSSFDALQGGAKKIEGDAADAIKAATDKFKQGYLASDGSRVVNEAEAGKLDHEEVESLSVTRKHVEK